GGTGTTGTTTTTCCAATGCGGCTCGTTTTTCAGGATCAGCCATGTGGGGCAGGTTTTCATTGATGGGTGTAACAATAGCTCCTGGCGAAATGGCATTTACCCGGATATGTTTGGGCGCCAGTTCACAGGCCAGAGAACGCACTCCGGCAAGTAATGCTCCTTTGGTCATTCCGTAAAGCGATTTCCCGGTTTCACCTACCGATCCCATGATGGACGAAAGAAACACGATACTTCCACCTTCTTTTGCAAAATGTCCCATTTTACATACCTCTTTAGTGAGATGATAGGCGGCAAAGACATTGGTCTGAAAAAATGTTTCCATCATTTCAACTGTAACCAATTTGAGAGGTTGGGTAGTCGAAATCCCGGCACAGTGAATTACGCCGTCTATCCTTCCTTTTTGTTCCACCATTTTCTCAACGGCAACGGTTACATCTGCATATTGTGCCAGATCTAGTGGAATAAGCAAATGACGGAGTTTATTTTCCATG
The sequence above is drawn from the Microbacter margulisiae genome and encodes:
- a CDS encoding SDR family NAD(P)-dependent oxidoreductase — translated: MSNPFDLTGKNILITGASSGIGRQCAISCAKMGANVLLTGRNEGRLQETLSCMENKLRHLLIPLDLAQYADVTVAVEKMVEQKGRIDGVIHCAGISTTQPLKLVTVEMMETFFQTNVFAAYHLTKEVCKMGHFAKEGGSIVFLSSIMGSVGETGKSLYGMTKGALLAGVRSLACELAPKHIRVNAISPGAIVTPINENLPHMADPEKRAALEKQHLLGLGTTEDVANACIYLLSDASKWVTGTNLFVDGGYTAK